In Siniperca chuatsi isolate FFG_IHB_CAS linkage group LG20, ASM2008510v1, whole genome shotgun sequence, the following proteins share a genomic window:
- the slc16a12b gene encoding monocarboxylate transporter 12-B isoform X3 gives MLGGLLSSCGLLLSSFATSLELLYLSMGVLTGLGFALCYTPAIAMVGCYFHRRKALAYGIAMSGSGIGTFVLAPAVQVLIELYSWRGALLILSAFVANLCVCGALLRPIALREDEEEVEGEQGESVGEARLGNVSSQDAELAVKLSQESEDSLLPSGKSSSPSSLSPLPLLSGNPAPQLKRRRYFSSCFLSSKEYRFLLLPDFLGLAVSFLFLASGCSLPFVYLVPYALSVAVSHQQAAFLMSILGVIDIVGNITFGWLTDRRCLKPYRLACYVFSVGMEGLCCLFTPLLCSFSLLVPFAVLYGYFDGAYVALIPVVTSDLVGAPYLSSALGVVFFLHAIPYLISPPIGGWLVDVTGSYTATFFLSGAAMLASSLVLSTITGIRLLPPPRQLTAITKDTKHEPLPLSLSDQSDCFIAFNKEAVSQAVAS, from the exons ATGCTCGGTgggctcctctcctcctgtgggctcctcctcagctccttCGCCACCAGTCTGGAGCTCCTCTACCTCAGCATGGGAGTCCTGACAG gTCTGGGCTTCGCTCTCTGTTACACCCCGGCCATCGCCATGGTTGGCTGTTACTTCCACCGGCGGAAGGCGCTGGCGTATGGCATCGCCATGTCGGGCAGCGGGATCGGCACCTTCGTGTTGGCGCCGGCGGTGCAGGTGCTCATCGAGCTGTACTCGTGGAGGGGGGCGCTGCTCATCCTCAGCGCCTTCGTCGCCAACCTGTGTGTTTGCGGGGCGCTGCTCCGACCAATCGCACTGcgggaggacgaggaggaggtggagggagagcAGGGGGAGTCAGTGGGGGAGGCGAGACTTG GTAACGTCTCGTCACAGGACGCCGAGCTCGCAGTAAAACTGTCCCAAGAATCAGAGGACAGCCTTTTGCCATCAGGCAAGTCATCGTCGCCTTCATCTTTGTCGCCGCTGCCTCTGCTGTCTGGAAACCCCGCCCCTCAGCTAAAGAGGCGACGGTACTTCAGCTCCTGCTTCCTGTCCAGTAAGGAGTACCGGTTCCTGCTGCTGCCGGACTTCCTGGGCCTGGCCGTGTCCTTCCTGTTCCTGGCCAGCGGCTGCAGCCTCCCCTTCGTCTACCTGGTGCCCTACGCTCTGAGCGTCGCAGTCAGCCACCAGCAGGCCGCCTTCCTCATGTCCATCCTGGGAGTCATCGACATCGTGGGGAACATCACCTTCGGCTGGCTGACGGACCGGAG GTGTTTGAAGCCGTACCGTCTGGCTTGTTACGTGTTCTCGGTGGGGATGGAGGGTCTCTGCTGCCTCTTCACTCCGTTGCTTTGTTCCTTCTCGCTCCTCGTGCCCTTCGCCGTCCTCTACGGATACTTCGACGGCGCCTACGTGGCGCTAATCCCCGTGGTGACGTCAGACCTGGTGGGAGCTCCGTACCTGTCCTCAGCGCTGGGCGTGGTCTTCTTCCTCCACGCCATCCCCTACCTCATCAGCCCACCAATCGGAG gCTGGCTGGTTGATGTCACAGGAAGTTACACGGCCACCTTCTTCCTCAGTGGCGCCGCCATGCTGGCCAGTTCGCTCGTCCTCTCCACCATCACCGGGATACGCCTGCTGCCGCCGCCGCGCCAGCTGACTGCCATCACCAAGGACACCAAGCACGAGCCCCTCCCCCTCAGCCTGTCCGACCAATCAGACTGCTTCATCGCCTTCAACAAGGAGGCGGTCAGCCAGGCCGTTGCCTCGTAG
- the slc16a12b gene encoding monocarboxylate transporter 12-B isoform X1 translates to MADGKHQGSVAPPVDGGWGWVIVGCCFMVTVCTRAVTRCVSIFFVEFQAHFGADYSSTAWIHSLVDCTTMLCAPVGSLVGNRWSCRVAVMLGGLLSSCGLLLSSFATSLELLYLSMGVLTGLGFALCYTPAIAMVGCYFHRRKALAYGIAMSGSGIGTFVLAPAVQVLIELYSWRGALLILSAFVANLCVCGALLRPIALREDEEEVEGEQGESVGEARLGNVSSQDAELAVKLSQESEDSLLPSGKSSSPSSLSPLPLLSGNPAPQLKRRRYFSSCFLSSKEYRFLLLPDFLGLAVSFLFLASGCSLPFVYLVPYALSVAVSHQQAAFLMSILGVIDIVGNITFGWLTDRRCLKPYRLACYVFSVGMEGLCCLFTPLLCSFSLLVPFAVLYGYFDGAYVALIPVVTSDLVGAPYLSSALGVVFFLHAIPYLISPPIGGWLVDVTGSYTATFFLSGAAMLASSLVLSTITGIRLLPPPRQLTAITKDTKHEPLPLSLSDQSDCFIAFNKEAVSQAVAS, encoded by the exons ATGGCTGATGGGAAGCATCAGGGCAGCGTGGCGCCGCCTGTGGACGGAGGATGGGGCTGGGTGATCGTCGGCTGCTGCTTCATGGTGACGGTCTGCACACGAGCAGTgaccag gtgcGTCTCCATCTTCTTCGTGGAGTTTCAGGCTCATTTTGGAGCCGACTACTCTTCTACAGCCTGGATCCACAGCCTGGTGGACTGCACCACCATGCTCTGTG ctcctGTTGGCAGCCTGGTTGGTAACCGTTGGTCCTGCCGGGTGGCTGTGATGCTCGGTgggctcctctcctcctgtgggctcctcctcagctccttCGCCACCAGTCTGGAGCTCCTCTACCTCAGCATGGGAGTCCTGACAG gTCTGGGCTTCGCTCTCTGTTACACCCCGGCCATCGCCATGGTTGGCTGTTACTTCCACCGGCGGAAGGCGCTGGCGTATGGCATCGCCATGTCGGGCAGCGGGATCGGCACCTTCGTGTTGGCGCCGGCGGTGCAGGTGCTCATCGAGCTGTACTCGTGGAGGGGGGCGCTGCTCATCCTCAGCGCCTTCGTCGCCAACCTGTGTGTTTGCGGGGCGCTGCTCCGACCAATCGCACTGcgggaggacgaggaggaggtggagggagagcAGGGGGAGTCAGTGGGGGAGGCGAGACTTG GTAACGTCTCGTCACAGGACGCCGAGCTCGCAGTAAAACTGTCCCAAGAATCAGAGGACAGCCTTTTGCCATCAGGCAAGTCATCGTCGCCTTCATCTTTGTCGCCGCTGCCTCTGCTGTCTGGAAACCCCGCCCCTCAGCTAAAGAGGCGACGGTACTTCAGCTCCTGCTTCCTGTCCAGTAAGGAGTACCGGTTCCTGCTGCTGCCGGACTTCCTGGGCCTGGCCGTGTCCTTCCTGTTCCTGGCCAGCGGCTGCAGCCTCCCCTTCGTCTACCTGGTGCCCTACGCTCTGAGCGTCGCAGTCAGCCACCAGCAGGCCGCCTTCCTCATGTCCATCCTGGGAGTCATCGACATCGTGGGGAACATCACCTTCGGCTGGCTGACGGACCGGAG GTGTTTGAAGCCGTACCGTCTGGCTTGTTACGTGTTCTCGGTGGGGATGGAGGGTCTCTGCTGCCTCTTCACTCCGTTGCTTTGTTCCTTCTCGCTCCTCGTGCCCTTCGCCGTCCTCTACGGATACTTCGACGGCGCCTACGTGGCGCTAATCCCCGTGGTGACGTCAGACCTGGTGGGAGCTCCGTACCTGTCCTCAGCGCTGGGCGTGGTCTTCTTCCTCCACGCCATCCCCTACCTCATCAGCCCACCAATCGGAG gCTGGCTGGTTGATGTCACAGGAAGTTACACGGCCACCTTCTTCCTCAGTGGCGCCGCCATGCTGGCCAGTTCGCTCGTCCTCTCCACCATCACCGGGATACGCCTGCTGCCGCCGCCGCGCCAGCTGACTGCCATCACCAAGGACACCAAGCACGAGCCCCTCCCCCTCAGCCTGTCCGACCAATCAGACTGCTTCATCGCCTTCAACAAGGAGGCGGTCAGCCAGGCCGTTGCCTCGTAG
- the slc16a12b gene encoding monocarboxylate transporter 12-B isoform X2: protein MADGKHQGSVAPPVDGGWGWVIVGCCFMVTVCTRAVTRCVSIFFVEFQAHFGADYSSTAWIHSLVDCTTMLCGLGFALCYTPAIAMVGCYFHRRKALAYGIAMSGSGIGTFVLAPAVQVLIELYSWRGALLILSAFVANLCVCGALLRPIALREDEEEVEGEQGESVGEARLGNVSSQDAELAVKLSQESEDSLLPSGKSSSPSSLSPLPLLSGNPAPQLKRRRYFSSCFLSSKEYRFLLLPDFLGLAVSFLFLASGCSLPFVYLVPYALSVAVSHQQAAFLMSILGVIDIVGNITFGWLTDRRCLKPYRLACYVFSVGMEGLCCLFTPLLCSFSLLVPFAVLYGYFDGAYVALIPVVTSDLVGAPYLSSALGVVFFLHAIPYLISPPIGGWLVDVTGSYTATFFLSGAAMLASSLVLSTITGIRLLPPPRQLTAITKDTKHEPLPLSLSDQSDCFIAFNKEAVSQAVAS from the exons ATGGCTGATGGGAAGCATCAGGGCAGCGTGGCGCCGCCTGTGGACGGAGGATGGGGCTGGGTGATCGTCGGCTGCTGCTTCATGGTGACGGTCTGCACACGAGCAGTgaccag gtgcGTCTCCATCTTCTTCGTGGAGTTTCAGGCTCATTTTGGAGCCGACTACTCTTCTACAGCCTGGATCCACAGCCTGGTGGACTGCACCACCATGCTCTGTG gTCTGGGCTTCGCTCTCTGTTACACCCCGGCCATCGCCATGGTTGGCTGTTACTTCCACCGGCGGAAGGCGCTGGCGTATGGCATCGCCATGTCGGGCAGCGGGATCGGCACCTTCGTGTTGGCGCCGGCGGTGCAGGTGCTCATCGAGCTGTACTCGTGGAGGGGGGCGCTGCTCATCCTCAGCGCCTTCGTCGCCAACCTGTGTGTTTGCGGGGCGCTGCTCCGACCAATCGCACTGcgggaggacgaggaggaggtggagggagagcAGGGGGAGTCAGTGGGGGAGGCGAGACTTG GTAACGTCTCGTCACAGGACGCCGAGCTCGCAGTAAAACTGTCCCAAGAATCAGAGGACAGCCTTTTGCCATCAGGCAAGTCATCGTCGCCTTCATCTTTGTCGCCGCTGCCTCTGCTGTCTGGAAACCCCGCCCCTCAGCTAAAGAGGCGACGGTACTTCAGCTCCTGCTTCCTGTCCAGTAAGGAGTACCGGTTCCTGCTGCTGCCGGACTTCCTGGGCCTGGCCGTGTCCTTCCTGTTCCTGGCCAGCGGCTGCAGCCTCCCCTTCGTCTACCTGGTGCCCTACGCTCTGAGCGTCGCAGTCAGCCACCAGCAGGCCGCCTTCCTCATGTCCATCCTGGGAGTCATCGACATCGTGGGGAACATCACCTTCGGCTGGCTGACGGACCGGAG GTGTTTGAAGCCGTACCGTCTGGCTTGTTACGTGTTCTCGGTGGGGATGGAGGGTCTCTGCTGCCTCTTCACTCCGTTGCTTTGTTCCTTCTCGCTCCTCGTGCCCTTCGCCGTCCTCTACGGATACTTCGACGGCGCCTACGTGGCGCTAATCCCCGTGGTGACGTCAGACCTGGTGGGAGCTCCGTACCTGTCCTCAGCGCTGGGCGTGGTCTTCTTCCTCCACGCCATCCCCTACCTCATCAGCCCACCAATCGGAG gCTGGCTGGTTGATGTCACAGGAAGTTACACGGCCACCTTCTTCCTCAGTGGCGCCGCCATGCTGGCCAGTTCGCTCGTCCTCTCCACCATCACCGGGATACGCCTGCTGCCGCCGCCGCGCCAGCTGACTGCCATCACCAAGGACACCAAGCACGAGCCCCTCCCCCTCAGCCTGTCCGACCAATCAGACTGCTTCATCGCCTTCAACAAGGAGGCGGTCAGCCAGGCCGTTGCCTCGTAG